One Ignavibacterium sp. DNA segment encodes these proteins:
- a CDS encoding polyprenyl synthetase family protein, producing the protein MSSLTKISRPIKNELAQFEEIFKTAMRSNVGIVDLVARYIIRQKGKKIRPILVLLSAKISGGITERTFRGANLVELLHTATLIHDDVVDNADKRRGIWSINAIFKNKVAVLMGDYLLSRGLMISVEGKDYDFLKVITEAVKRMSEGELLQIQKTRKLDIDEETYFKVISDKTASLLETCCLIGSMSTTSNSEFIEAMKKFGHSIGMAFQIRDDILDYEGTTNLIGKPVGGDIKEKKITLPLIYALNKVSKSEAARIRNILKNGNDKTKVKEIIGFVKANNGIDYALKISQDYSVQAKDALNIFPESEMKSSLINLVDFVTQREN; encoded by the coding sequence ATGTCTTCTCTTACTAAAATAAGCCGACCAATTAAAAATGAATTAGCTCAATTTGAAGAAATATTCAAAACTGCTATGCGTTCTAATGTTGGAATTGTTGATCTGGTTGCAAGATACATTATCAGACAGAAAGGAAAGAAGATTCGCCCAATACTTGTTCTTCTTTCTGCTAAAATATCCGGCGGAATAACTGAAAGAACTTTTCGCGGTGCCAACCTTGTAGAATTACTTCATACAGCTACACTTATTCATGATGATGTTGTAGATAATGCTGATAAGAGAAGGGGAATATGGTCTATCAACGCAATCTTTAAAAATAAAGTTGCGGTACTAATGGGTGATTATTTACTCTCACGCGGTCTGATGATTTCTGTTGAAGGTAAGGATTATGATTTTCTAAAAGTTATTACAGAAGCAGTAAAAAGAATGTCTGAGGGAGAGCTGCTGCAAATCCAGAAAACAAGAAAGCTTGATATTGATGAAGAAACTTATTTTAAAGTTATTTCAGATAAAACTGCTTCTTTGTTGGAGACTTGCTGCCTGATTGGCTCTATGAGTACAACCAGTAATTCAGAATTTATTGAAGCTATGAAAAAGTTTGGTCACTCAATAGGAATGGCATTTCAGATCAGAGATGACATTCTCGATTATGAAGGAACAACTAATTTAATTGGCAAACCTGTAGGCGGTGATATTAAAGAAAAGAAAATAACTCTTCCTTTAATTTATGCTCTTAACAAAGTATCTAAAAGTGAAGCAGCAAGAATAAGGAATATCCTTAAGAATGGTAATGACAAGACTAAAGTAAAGGAAATTATTGGTTTTGTAAAAGCTAATAACGGAATCGATTATGCTTTGAAGATTTCACAAGATTATTCTGTTCAAGCCAAAGATGCTCTTAATATCTTCCCCGAATCTGAGATGAAATCATCTCTGATAAATTTAGTTGACTTTGTTACACAAAGAGAAAACTAA
- the tatC gene encoding twin-arginine translocase subunit TatC has protein sequence MTEELAKEDIKQEDAASEREMTFLEHLEELRWRIIYSLIGVVVGTIVAWIFIDFLVDVVLLKPAKDSNASLQNLKPFGQLFLYVQIAIMVGIILSIPNLFYQLWQFIAPALRKQERRYILWIVIFSSLCFLAGIAFAYFVMLPLSLKFAAQFGSESIKNEFAVDEYMSIIISVMLAAGLVFELPMISFFLSKLGILKPSFMRKYRRHAFVFILVAAAFLTPGTDPVSQIVLAVPLVLLYEISILISKFSQKKS, from the coding sequence GTGACTGAAGAATTAGCAAAAGAAGATATAAAACAGGAGGATGCAGCTTCTGAAAGAGAAATGACGTTTCTTGAACATCTTGAGGAACTCAGGTGGAGAATAATTTATTCGCTTATTGGTGTTGTTGTCGGGACAATTGTTGCCTGGATATTTATTGATTTTCTTGTTGATGTAGTTTTACTAAAACCTGCTAAAGATTCAAATGCTTCACTACAGAATTTAAAACCATTCGGTCAGTTATTTTTATATGTGCAAATTGCGATAATGGTCGGGATAATTCTTAGTATTCCAAATCTGTTTTATCAACTATGGCAGTTTATTGCACCAGCATTAAGAAAACAAGAACGAAGATATATACTTTGGATTGTTATCTTTTCTTCACTTTGTTTCTTAGCCGGTATAGCATTTGCGTATTTTGTAATGCTTCCTTTATCTCTTAAGTTTGCAGCACAATTTGGATCTGAGTCAATTAAGAATGAGTTTGCAGTAGATGAGTATATGTCAATTATTATAAGTGTTATGCTTGCAGCTGGATTAGTATTTGAGTTGCCTATGATTTCATTTTTTTTATCTAAACTTGGAATCCTTAAACCGAGTTTTATGAGAAAATACAGAAGACATGCATTCGTTTTTATTTTGGTTGCTGCTGCTTTTTTGACTCCCGGAACCGATCCCGTATCACAAATAGTTTTAGCAGTTCCATTAGTGCTGTTATATGAAATAAGTATTTTGATATCCAAATTTTCACAAAAAAAGTCTTGA
- a CDS encoding HAD family hydrolase encodes MLNKAVFLDRDGTLNFDTGYIGDAEKVELFPDVGKCLAELKNIYHFKLIVISNQSGIARGLITKEQVEKINEAINTKLKEFNVQIDAFFYCPYHPDFNDIELCKCRKPEIGMIIEAVNKFNVDLSKSYFVGDSEVDILAAKNAGLKSILVRTGKGDLSFSILQNDNNFPSFVAENFTEASKHIINDSTGV; translated from the coding sequence ATGCTGAATAAAGCTGTTTTTTTGGATCGTGATGGTACGCTTAACTTTGATACTGGTTATATCGGTGATGCTGAAAAAGTTGAATTGTTTCCAGATGTTGGCAAATGTTTGGCAGAGCTTAAGAATATCTATCATTTCAAATTGATTGTAATATCAAATCAATCCGGAATTGCCAGAGGTTTGATTACCAAAGAACAGGTCGAAAAAATAAATGAAGCCATCAATACCAAGCTAAAAGAATTTAATGTACAAATTGATGCCTTTTTTTATTGTCCTTATCATCCCGATTTTAATGATATAGAACTATGTAAATGCAGAAAGCCAGAAATCGGAATGATCATCGAAGCCGTAAATAAATTTAATGTTGATTTATCAAAATCATATTTTGTAGGTGATTCAGAAGTTGATATTTTAGCTGCTAAAAATGCAGGCTTGAAATCAATTCTTGTTAGAACAGGAAAAGGTGATCTAAGTTTTTCTATCTTGCAAAATGACAATAATTTTCCAAGTTTTGTAGCCGAAAATTTTACTGAAGCATCTAAACATATAATTAACGATTCCACCGGAGTTTAA
- the glyA gene encoding serine hydroxymethyltransferase, producing MESHLKKDSELFNVLQLEIDRQKNKLELIASENYVSPAVLEASGTVLMNKYAEGYPGKRYYGGCEFVDQAEDIARERLKKLFNAEYVNVQPHSGSQANMAVLMTFLKPGDKFLGLSLAHGGHLTHGSPVNFSGKLYEAVGYELNEQTGLLDYDKISDMANKEKPKLIITGASAYSRDWDYKKFREIADSVGALLMCDMAHPAGLIAKGLLNNPLKYCDAVTSTTHKTLRGPRGGIILIGKDKENPWGLTTPKGDRVKMMSELIDSMVMPGIQGGPLMHIIMAKGVSFGEALSDSFKDYVLQVRKNAQTLAAKLIEYNFDIVSGGTDNHLMLIDLSNKNITGKQAEIALEDAGITVNKNMVPFDKRSPFVTSGIRIGSSALTSRGMKEKEMEIIADIINKAINGFENKKILSDLQQEVKKLTAPFPLFAEMK from the coding sequence ATGGAATCACATCTAAAAAAAGACTCAGAATTATTTAATGTCCTGCAATTAGAAATTGATAGACAAAAGAATAAACTTGAATTGATTGCTTCGGAAAATTATGTAAGCCCAGCAGTCCTGGAAGCCTCTGGTACAGTACTTATGAATAAATATGCTGAAGGTTATCCGGGTAAAAGGTATTATGGTGGTTGTGAGTTTGTTGATCAGGCAGAAGATATTGCCAGAGAAAGATTAAAGAAACTTTTTAATGCTGAGTATGTTAATGTACAGCCTCATAGCGGCTCTCAGGCAAATATGGCTGTTCTAATGACTTTTCTAAAACCAGGAGATAAATTTCTCGGGTTAAGTTTAGCCCATGGTGGGCACTTAACACATGGCTCACCTGTTAACTTTTCAGGTAAGCTTTATGAAGCAGTAGGGTATGAATTAAATGAACAGACCGGTTTACTTGATTATGATAAAATCTCTGATATGGCTAATAAAGAAAAACCAAAACTGATCATTACAGGTGCAAGTGCATATTCAAGAGATTGGGATTATAAAAAGTTCAGAGAAATAGCAGATTCTGTTGGTGCTTTATTGATGTGCGATATGGCTCATCCTGCAGGTTTAATTGCTAAAGGATTGCTTAATAATCCGTTAAAATATTGTGATGCGGTTACTTCAACTACACATAAAACTTTAAGAGGACCAAGAGGCGGTATAATTCTCATTGGAAAAGATAAAGAGAATCCATGGGGATTGACTACACCAAAAGGTGATAGAGTAAAAATGATGTCTGAATTAATTGACAGTATGGTTATGCCGGGAATTCAGGGAGGACCATTGATGCACATCATTATGGCAAAAGGAGTTTCATTTGGAGAAGCACTTTCTGATTCATTCAAAGATTATGTTTTACAGGTAAGAAAAAATGCTCAGACATTAGCAGCAAAATTGATTGAATATAATTTTGATATTGTTTCCGGTGGAACAGATAATCATCTTATGCTGATTGATTTATCAAATAAAAATATTACCGGCAAACAAGCTGAAATAGCTCTTGAAGATGCCGGAATTACAGTCAACAAAAATATGGTGCCTTTTGATAAGAGAAGTCCGTTTGTTACAAGCGGAATTAGGATTGGTTCTTCTGCTCTAACTTCCCGTGGAATGAAAGAAAAGGAAATGGAAATAATTGCAGATATAATTAATAAAGCAATCAATGGTTTCGAGAACAAAAAAATACTTAGCGATTTACAGCAAGAAGTAAAGAAATTAACTGCACCATTCCCATTATTTGCAGAAATGAAGTAA
- a CDS encoding universal stress protein has product MESTIKKVLVPIDFSDYSKSALKYAVNFSKLFNAEIILIYVVEPVIYPLDFSMGQIAMPSFSTEWDTRAKEELDKLAKKEINSNVKTIIKTGKPFLEIIETAKEEDIDLIIIATHGHTGVEHIIFGSTAEKVVRKAPCPVLTLREPIKGYNHKEENNKA; this is encoded by the coding sequence ATGGAATCAACAATTAAAAAAGTTCTTGTACCTATTGATTTTTCTGACTATTCCAAAAGTGCATTAAAATATGCAGTTAATTTCTCAAAACTTTTTAATGCTGAAATTATTCTGATATATGTTGTCGAACCTGTTATATATCCTTTGGATTTTAGTATGGGTCAGATTGCTATGCCTTCTTTTAGTACTGAATGGGATACACGTGCAAAAGAGGAGCTTGATAAACTTGCTAAGAAAGAAATTAATTCAAATGTAAAAACTATAATTAAAACGGGAAAACCATTTCTTGAGATCATTGAGACAGCAAAAGAGGAAGATATTGACTTGATTATAATTGCAACTCATGGTCATACAGGTGTAGAGCATATAATATTCGGAAGCACTGCTGAGAAGGTTGTAAGAAAAGCACCTTGTCCTGTTTTAACATTGCGCGAACCAATTAAAGGTTATAATCATAAGGAAGAAAACAATAAAGCTTAG
- the glgA gene encoding glycogen synthase GlgA has product MAAKKLKILFVTSEVVPFVKTGGLADVSSALPQMLSELGHEVRIVVPKYGAVDERKFKIHEIVRLKDLQVKIGDKDVVFSLKSCFLPGPRVRVQIYFLDNQEYFGSRNSLYTDPRTGKDYPDNDERFILLSRAVMELIIKLGWIPDVIHLNDWQCGLIPAYLKTIYKDHESFDKFNTLFTIHNLAYQGEFPIATFHKTGLPKELESASKGIVHNGKINFMKSGLMFADVINTVSRTYANEIRTKEEYGEGLKEVLSKRKDSLFGIVNGIDKNVWNPEKDKLIPAKFSVKNIEAKLENKKELADRFGLKFREDVPIIGLISRLFNSKGIDLLQKAFPDLMKLNIQLIVLGTGDSKYHSFFEKMAMKHSEKFAVYLGFNDELAHLIEAGADIFLMPSKYEPCGLNQMYSLAYGTVPIVRETGGLADTVIKYNEKTEEGTGFVFKKYDSIEMLKEIKRAVKVFANKKVWQRIMRNGMKMDFSWDVSAKQYIELYKSMINTE; this is encoded by the coding sequence ATGGCTGCAAAAAAACTTAAAATATTGTTTGTAACATCAGAAGTAGTTCCATTTGTAAAAACAGGTGGATTAGCTGATGTATCCTCAGCATTGCCTCAAATGCTTTCTGAATTGGGACACGAAGTAAGAATCGTTGTACCCAAATATGGTGCAGTTGACGAAAGAAAATTTAAGATTCATGAAATCGTGAGATTAAAAGATCTGCAAGTAAAGATAGGGGATAAAGATGTTGTTTTTTCTTTAAAGTCTTGTTTTTTGCCTGGACCTAGAGTACGGGTTCAGATTTACTTTCTGGATAATCAAGAATATTTCGGCAGCCGGAATAGTCTTTATACAGATCCAAGAACAGGAAAAGATTATCCGGATAACGATGAAAGATTTATTCTATTAAGCCGCGCTGTAATGGAATTAATTATTAAACTTGGATGGATACCTGATGTAATTCATCTGAATGACTGGCAGTGCGGATTAATACCTGCATATCTAAAAACAATTTACAAAGACCACGAAAGTTTTGATAAGTTTAACACACTATTCACAATTCATAACCTGGCTTATCAGGGCGAATTTCCTATTGCAACTTTTCATAAAACCGGTCTTCCGAAAGAATTAGAGAGTGCTTCTAAAGGTATTGTGCATAACGGAAAAATAAACTTTATGAAAAGCGGACTTATGTTTGCGGATGTAATTAATACTGTAAGTCGAACTTATGCCAATGAAATAAGGACAAAAGAAGAATATGGCGAAGGACTTAAGGAAGTTCTGTCCAAGAGAAAAGATTCATTATTTGGTATTGTAAATGGAATTGATAAAAATGTTTGGAATCCTGAAAAAGATAAGTTGATTCCTGCTAAGTTCTCGGTTAAGAATATTGAAGCAAAACTTGAGAATAAAAAAGAGCTTGCTGATAGATTCGGATTAAAGTTCAGAGAAGATGTGCCGATAATTGGATTAATTTCGCGTTTGTTTAATTCAAAAGGTATTGATCTTCTTCAAAAAGCTTTTCCGGATTTAATGAAATTAAATATTCAGTTAATAGTTCTTGGAACAGGAGATTCTAAATATCATTCTTTCTTCGAAAAAATGGCAATGAAACATTCCGAAAAATTTGCAGTTTATCTTGGATTTAATGATGAGCTTGCGCATTTAATTGAAGCAGGAGCAGACATATTTTTAATGCCGTCTAAATATGAACCTTGCGGATTAAATCAGATGTACAGCCTTGCCTATGGTACTGTGCCTATTGTTCGTGAAACAGGCGGATTAGCCGATACAGTGATAAAGTATAACGAAAAAACGGAAGAAGGTACTGGTTTCGTTTTTAAGAAGTATGATTCTATCGAAATGTTAAAGGAAATTAAAAGAGCAGTAAAAGTATTTGCAAATAAAAAAGTTTGGCAGAGGATAATGCGTAACGGAATGAAGATGGATTTTAGCTGGGATGTTTCTGCAAAACAATATATTGAACTTTACAAGTCAATGATTAATACCGAATAA
- a CDS encoding cyclic nucleotide-binding domain-containing protein, translated as MEKEKVVHSSFWVNIFNSPTEETDLINSLKSIPIFKELNKRDITSLMSIIHSRTYVAGEIIFYQGDPGIGLYLIREGEVEIKRTNDFGLENTLAVFSRGDFFGELALVDGEKRSASAVAKTACKISVIFKPDLDEFIEKYPKKGIKILTGICNILALRLRTVNEDFHNLQYNKPQEKGNEDGINN; from the coding sequence ATGGAAAAAGAAAAAGTTGTTCATAGTAGTTTTTGGGTAAATATTTTTAATTCACCTACTGAAGAAACTGATTTAATAAATTCACTTAAATCTATTCCTATATTCAAAGAGCTTAATAAAAGAGATATCACATCACTGATGAGTATTATTCATAGCCGTACTTATGTTGCCGGCGAAATTATATTTTATCAGGGTGATCCCGGAATTGGTCTTTACCTTATCCGTGAAGGAGAAGTTGAAATCAAAAGGACTAATGATTTTGGTCTAGAAAATACACTTGCTGTTTTTTCGCGAGGTGATTTTTTTGGAGAACTTGCACTGGTTGATGGTGAGAAAAGATCTGCATCGGCTGTTGCTAAAACAGCTTGTAAAATATCTGTAATATTCAAACCTGATCTGGACGAATTTATTGAGAAGTATCCAAAGAAAGGGATAAAAATTCTTACCGGTATTTGCAATATTCTTGCATTAAGATTAAGAACAGTCAACGAAGATTTCCATAATCTGCAATACAATAAACCACAAGAGAAAGGGAATGAAGATGGAATCAACAATTAA